The genome window GCGCCGGTAGAAAGAGAATAATACTGAACTTGTTCCATTTCCCCTAACTTGCCCTCAACTCCCGCTTTCACAATTTCATAAACCGGAACTTCCGTATTTTTAATAACACTGGTTAAAACATATCCCGGCTGCTGGCTGTCTTTATTGGCATCTACCTGGATCGCCAATTTTTTTACTTCTTTGGCTTTGGCTGCCACGCCATCCCCCACGGAACCGGCTACAGAAAATACGACATTGGCCCCCTGATTAAAATAGGTAGCCGCTACGGTACCGCCCGTCGAAGAATCGGTAAAACCGGCATCATATTTCGAGTAGTAATCATACTTTACATCCATTTTAGCCGCTTCATAATTAATACCTTCGATATAGCCATAGGAAAACACCGTAATCCCGTTAGAATTGGTGCCGCCGATAAAGCCTACTGTCCGGCCGCCGTTTTCAGGCTTGGTAAATTGATAATTTTCCGTGCCAAAAAGAGTTTCGGCATTTTCCGTTACCAGTGCTGTTAATGCTCCGGCCACAAAAGATGCTTCATGCACATCAAAGAGAACACTGATCACATTTTTATGAATCTTTTTCCCATTCTCATCCTTATTCGGATCATCGTTCATACAAATAAAAGTTGTGTCGGGGTACCTTTCGGCAATGGGCTTTGCCCCTCCGGTTCCTTTAATTAAGGCCTCAAAATCATACTCCAAAT of Lachnospiraceae bacterium oral taxon 500 contains these proteins:
- a CDS encoding BMP family ABC transporter substrate-binding protein, yielding MKKVWQRVIVSLLVVMVSVSGLTGCTGNEKDSKGEKLRVAIVCSSAGQNDNGYNESAVNGAKKVAQEFGTEYKVVEPTTGVPQALETLAEDGYKIIFNLEYDFEALIKGTGGAKPIAERYPDTTFICMNDDPNKDENGKKIHKNVISVLFDVHEASFVAGALTALVTENAETLFGTENYQFTKPENGGRTVGFIGGTNSNGITVFSYGYIEGINYEAAKMDVKYDYYSKYDAGFTDSSTGGTVAATYFNQGANVVFSVAGSVGDGVAAKAKEVKKLAIQVDANKDSQQPGYVLTSVIKNTEVPVYEIVKAGVEGKLGEMEQVQYYSLSTGATSITDLAEIEKHIAESGKAKWEEIKKEVDEVVSLIKNGTIKVTNAQNGEEFKAENCPNVTIK